In a single window of the Saccharothrix australiensis genome:
- the mraZ gene encoding division/cell wall cluster transcriptional repressor MraZ — translation MFLGTHHPKLDDKGRLTLPAKFRDALAGGLMVTKGQDHCLYVFPRAEFEQMARKVAEAPFTNEAVRAYQRYLFAGTDEQRPDGQGRVSIAPDLRRYAGLTKECVVIGAISRLEIWDAQAWQRYLEEHEAAYAEAREEVLPGVF, via the coding sequence GTGTTCCTGGGCACCCACCACCCCAAGCTGGACGACAAGGGCCGGTTGACGCTGCCTGCGAAGTTCCGGGACGCGCTAGCGGGGGGTCTCATGGTCACCAAGGGCCAGGACCACTGCCTCTACGTGTTCCCTCGGGCCGAGTTCGAGCAGATGGCGCGCAAGGTCGCGGAGGCGCCGTTCACCAACGAGGCCGTCCGCGCCTACCAGCGCTACCTGTTCGCGGGGACCGACGAGCAGCGGCCGGACGGCCAGGGCCGGGTGTCCATCGCACCGGACCTGCGCCGGTACGCGGGGCTGACCAAGGAGTGCGTGGTCATCGGCGCGATCAGCCGGCTGGAGATCTGGGACGCGCAGGCGTGGCAGCGCTACCTGGAGGAGCACGAGGCCGCCTACGCCGAGGCTCGCGAGGAGGTGCTGCCCGGCGTCTTCTGA
- a CDS encoding AAA family ATPase, with the protein MTPSTQPAALPDHSYGGGGPDHATNAARPHGRPDEVLAELHAVVGRIAANVEKVIVGKPDVVRIALVTLLAEGHLLVEDVPGVGKTSLAKALARSIDCSVSRIQFTPDLLPSDITGVSIYNRQDNDFEFRPGPVFANIVVGDEINRASPKTQSALLECMEERQVTVDGNTYPLSAPFMVIATQNPIEMEGTYALPEAQRDRFTARVSIGYPDPAAELAMVDEHAGHDPLAQLRPVSDADQVLKLVHAVRRVHLSTEVRRYAVELVGATRRLPELRLGASPRSTLQLVRAARAQAALAGRDFVVPDDIHAVAVPVLAHRLVPTAEAQAARRSSADLVRNLLQRVPVPHGALDPTGQFLHHVNPNR; encoded by the coding sequence GTGACTCCGAGTACCCAGCCGGCCGCGCTGCCCGACCACTCGTACGGGGGCGGTGGGCCCGACCACGCGACCAACGCGGCCCGCCCGCACGGCCGGCCCGACGAGGTGCTCGCCGAGCTGCACGCCGTGGTGGGGCGCATCGCGGCCAACGTCGAGAAGGTCATCGTCGGCAAGCCCGACGTCGTGCGCATCGCGCTGGTGACGCTGCTGGCCGAGGGGCACCTGCTGGTGGAGGACGTGCCGGGGGTCGGCAAGACGTCGCTGGCCAAGGCGCTGGCCCGGTCCATCGACTGCTCGGTGAGCCGCATCCAGTTCACGCCGGACCTGCTGCCCAGCGACATCACCGGGGTGTCCATCTACAACCGGCAGGACAACGACTTCGAGTTCCGCCCCGGCCCGGTGTTCGCGAACATCGTGGTGGGCGACGAGATCAACCGCGCGTCGCCGAAGACGCAGTCGGCGCTGCTGGAGTGCATGGAAGAGCGCCAGGTGACCGTCGACGGGAACACCTACCCGCTGAGCGCGCCGTTCATGGTGATCGCCACGCAGAACCCGATCGAGATGGAGGGCACCTACGCGCTGCCCGAGGCGCAGCGCGACCGGTTCACCGCGCGCGTCTCGATCGGCTACCCGGACCCGGCGGCCGAGCTGGCGATGGTCGACGAGCACGCGGGCCACGACCCGCTGGCCCAGCTGCGGCCGGTGTCCGACGCCGACCAGGTGCTCAAGCTGGTGCACGCCGTGCGGCGGGTGCACCTGTCCACGGAGGTCCGCCGGTACGCGGTGGAGCTGGTCGGCGCGACGCGGCGGCTGCCGGAGCTGCGGCTGGGCGCGTCGCCGCGGTCGACGTTGCAGTTGGTGCGTGCGGCGCGTGCGCAGGCGGCGCTGGCCGGCCGGGACTTCGTGGTGCCCGACGACATCCACGCGGTGGCGGTGCCCGTGCTGGCGCACCGGCTGGTGCCGACGGCCGAGGCGCAGGCCGCGCGGCGCTCGTCCGCCGACCTGGTCCGCAACCTGCTCCAGCGGGTGCCCGTGCCGCACGGGGCGCTGGACCCGACGGGCCAGTTCCTGCACCACGTCAACCCGAACCGCTGA
- a CDS encoding DUF58 domain-containing protein produces the protein MRGALSGLTTRGRCLLAAGFAAGLCAIVLNERDLLRVAAFVVALPLLAAWLAQRARVGLHAARFLFPGRVQVGSASEVRVELRSTGRLPTGGLLLEDAVPYALGSRPRFVVERLPRNTVTALRYPLKPVVRGVQQVGPLLARVTDPFGLAEFDRELAGRSRLVVVPRVVGLVGLPGGSGMGAGDDGSIRLRAGQGEDDAVVRPYRHGDDLRKVHWRSTARRDELMVRVEERPWRGGTTVLLDHRQSAHRGAGPGASLEWAVSFAASVCLHLHRFGHQVRLVGDDGRVLAGGSGDGGHSDAVVLDALAALQPSHRREPAVGLDPGAGQEVIAILGGSTPGVVDALVRNRPRGMRSLAVLLDVRAWAAAGEDPAPDPEEGRRLLEAAGWGVVVARPSAAMGQVWRELCHSAGNRGPVVRTEVG, from the coding sequence ATGCGCGGAGCCCTGTCCGGACTGACCACCAGGGGCCGCTGCCTGCTCGCCGCCGGGTTCGCCGCCGGCCTGTGCGCGATCGTGCTCAACGAGCGCGACCTGCTGCGGGTGGCGGCGTTCGTGGTGGCGCTGCCGCTGCTCGCGGCGTGGCTGGCGCAGCGGGCGCGGGTCGGGCTGCACGCGGCCCGGTTCCTGTTCCCCGGCCGCGTCCAGGTGGGCTCGGCGAGCGAGGTGCGGGTGGAGCTGCGGTCGACGGGCCGGCTGCCGACCGGTGGCCTGCTGCTGGAGGACGCGGTGCCGTACGCGCTCGGGTCGCGGCCGCGGTTCGTGGTGGAGCGCCTGCCGCGCAACACGGTCACGGCGCTGCGCTACCCGCTCAAGCCGGTGGTGCGCGGCGTCCAGCAGGTCGGTCCGCTGCTGGCGCGCGTCACCGACCCGTTCGGGCTGGCCGAGTTCGACCGCGAGCTGGCGGGCCGGTCGCGACTGGTCGTCGTGCCGCGGGTGGTGGGCCTGGTCGGGCTGCCGGGCGGGTCGGGGATGGGCGCGGGGGACGACGGCTCGATCCGGTTGCGGGCGGGGCAGGGTGAGGACGACGCGGTGGTGCGGCCGTACCGGCACGGTGACGACCTGCGGAAGGTGCACTGGCGGTCGACGGCGCGGCGGGACGAGCTGATGGTGCGGGTCGAGGAGCGGCCGTGGCGGGGCGGCACGACCGTCCTGCTGGACCACAGGCAGAGCGCGCACCGGGGCGCGGGTCCCGGTGCGTCGCTGGAGTGGGCGGTGTCGTTCGCGGCGTCGGTGTGCCTGCACCTGCACCGGTTCGGCCACCAGGTGCGGCTGGTCGGTGACGACGGGCGGGTGCTGGCGGGCGGGTCGGGCGACGGTGGGCACAGCGACGCGGTGGTGCTGGACGCGCTGGCGGCGTTGCAGCCTTCGCACCGGCGGGAGCCGGCGGTCGGCCTGGACCCCGGTGCGGGCCAGGAGGTGATCGCGATCCTGGGCGGCTCGACGCCCGGGGTGGTGGACGCGCTGGTGCGCAACCGGCCGCGCGGGATGCGCAGCCTGGCCGTGCTGCTGGACGTGCGGGCGTGGGCGGCGGCGGGCGAGGACCCGGCGCCGGACCCGGAGGAGGGGCGGCGCCTGCTGGAGGCGGCGGGCTGGGGCGTCGTGGTGGCCCGGCCGTCGGCCGCGATGGGTCAGGTCTGGCGGGAACTGTGCCACAGCGCGGGCAACCGCGGCCCCGTGGTGCGCACGGAGGTGGGCTAG
- a CDS encoding transglutaminase TgpA family protein, with the protein MAGRTATGNRVVNATPVLAGLATLCAATALSSVISGLLWLVNLAVAIVVVAGAGVLLRATRLPIPLVGLGQVLALLCLLVTIFTRTGVLVILPGPQSVTDLFEVLGAAIAEVQGGVPPVDDSDAMRCLVMLAIGLVAVLVDLLAVSASAPAASGLVLLCVFAVPASLADEMLPLWTFVLGAAAFALLLAVDGQHRHEAWRGRLSGSGPGGSGPAATAVAGLAVVVALLAGVGFTPIGTVGRLPGSGDSVGGGADKLGLDPMTELRGMLNQGATRELFRVRGLPESAYLRAMTLREYVPSQGWRIGEDLPPGVAANGDLPAQPGDPGDGETVEVSVEPVNWLDNWLPVYGRPRRLDDVDDNWRYDPVRGMVYSVRARQAGTYKITTVLKSPGADTLRRASGALDVEDTYLEAEGVSQEVVDLARRITRGESTTFDKATALHRYFTDGTQGFTYTTETSGAQTNDALRDFLFTGKRGFCEQYASAMAIMARSIGLPSRVAMGFTAGFPTGDAQSITTQDAHAWVEIYFPGHGWMVFDPTPLSDGRGVVPPYIAGQNPDGEETDTTATTTTTTTTTTAPTTGPTTTAPGTTGQGDRSDASQGVPTWHLVTLLAAIGVGVLLTALLFVRWRRRPGGSPSWLAPVLAGGAGVAWLTVLTCAVGLLSWWLAAPLPVLLTAAIPAVVRAVRRRTRVQAVAGLGPDAADAAWRELLAESVDRGTRVPPTETVRVAARRLVRAHNLDEQGRDGLRAVVGAVERSWYSTQVGADPALPRAFEEVRRSLHRNAPLALRAKMLPRSVLKPNTPADDAD; encoded by the coding sequence ATGGCCGGCCGTACCGCCACCGGCAACCGGGTGGTGAACGCGACGCCCGTGCTGGCGGGCCTGGCGACGCTTTGCGCCGCGACCGCCCTGTCGAGCGTCATCTCCGGCTTGCTGTGGCTGGTGAACCTGGCCGTGGCGATCGTCGTCGTCGCGGGTGCCGGCGTGCTGCTGCGCGCGACCCGCCTGCCCATCCCCCTGGTCGGGCTGGGCCAGGTGCTCGCGCTGCTGTGCCTGTTGGTGACGATCTTCACCCGGACCGGCGTGCTGGTGATCCTCCCCGGACCGCAGTCGGTCACCGACCTGTTCGAGGTGCTGGGCGCTGCGATCGCCGAGGTGCAGGGCGGCGTGCCGCCGGTCGACGACAGCGACGCCATGCGGTGCCTGGTGATGCTCGCCATCGGTCTCGTCGCGGTGCTCGTGGACCTGCTGGCGGTCAGCGCGTCCGCGCCCGCCGCGTCCGGGCTGGTGCTGCTGTGCGTGTTCGCCGTGCCCGCGTCGCTGGCCGACGAGATGCTGCCGCTGTGGACGTTCGTGCTCGGCGCGGCGGCGTTCGCGCTGCTGCTGGCGGTCGACGGGCAGCACCGCCACGAGGCGTGGCGCGGCAGGCTGTCGGGTTCCGGTCCGGGCGGCTCCGGTCCGGCCGCCACCGCCGTCGCCGGGCTGGCGGTGGTGGTCGCGCTGCTCGCGGGCGTGGGGTTCACCCCGATCGGCACGGTCGGGCGGTTGCCCGGCAGTGGTGACAGCGTCGGCGGCGGCGCGGACAAGCTGGGCCTCGACCCGATGACCGAGCTGCGCGGGATGCTCAACCAGGGCGCGACCCGCGAGCTGTTCCGGGTGCGCGGCCTGCCCGAGTCGGCGTACCTGCGGGCGATGACGCTGCGCGAGTACGTGCCCTCCCAGGGTTGGCGCATCGGCGAGGACCTGCCGCCGGGCGTGGCGGCCAACGGCGACCTGCCCGCGCAGCCCGGCGACCCCGGCGACGGCGAGACCGTCGAGGTCAGCGTCGAGCCGGTGAACTGGCTGGACAACTGGCTGCCGGTGTACGGCAGGCCGCGCCGCCTCGACGACGTGGACGACAACTGGCGCTACGACCCGGTGCGCGGCATGGTCTACAGCGTCCGGGCCAGGCAGGCCGGGACTTACAAGATCACGACGGTGCTCAAGTCGCCGGGTGCGGACACGCTGCGCCGGGCGAGCGGCGCGCTGGACGTGGAGGACACGTACCTGGAGGCGGAGGGCGTCAGCCAGGAGGTCGTGGATTTGGCGCGGCGGATCACGCGCGGCGAGAGCACGACGTTCGACAAGGCCACCGCGCTGCACCGGTACTTCACCGACGGCACGCAGGGCTTCACGTACACCACGGAGACCAGCGGCGCGCAGACCAACGACGCCCTGCGCGACTTCCTGTTCACGGGCAAGCGGGGCTTCTGCGAGCAGTACGCGTCGGCGATGGCCATCATGGCGCGGTCGATCGGCCTGCCGTCCCGCGTGGCGATGGGCTTCACCGCAGGGTTCCCGACCGGTGACGCCCAGAGCATCACGACGCAGGACGCGCACGCGTGGGTGGAGATCTACTTCCCCGGCCACGGCTGGATGGTCTTCGACCCGACGCCGCTGTCCGACGGGCGCGGCGTCGTGCCCCCGTACATCGCCGGGCAGAACCCGGACGGCGAGGAGACCGACACCACCGCCACGACCACCACGACGACCACCACGACCACCGCGCCGACGACCGGGCCTACGACCACGGCACCCGGCACGACGGGTCAGGGCGACCGGTCGGACGCCTCGCAAGGGGTGCCGACGTGGCACCTGGTGACGTTGCTGGCGGCGATCGGCGTGGGCGTGCTGCTGACGGCGTTGCTGTTCGTGCGGTGGCGCAGGCGGCCCGGCGGGTCGCCGTCCTGGTTGGCCCCCGTGCTGGCCGGCGGGGCCGGCGTGGCGTGGCTGACGGTGCTGACGTGCGCCGTGGGGCTGCTGTCGTGGTGGCTGGCGGCGCCGTTGCCGGTCTTGCTGACGGCGGCGATCCCGGCGGTCGTGCGGGCGGTGCGGCGGCGGACACGGGTCCAGGCCGTGGCGGGCCTGGGTCCGGACGCGGCGGACGCGGCTTGGCGGGAACTGCTCGCCGAGTCCGTCGACCGGGGAACGCGGGTGCCACCGACCGAGACCGTGCGCGTCGCGGCCCGACGCCTGGTGCGGGCGCACAACCTGGACGAGCAGGGCCGTGACGGGTTGCGCGCGGTGGTCGGCGCGGTGGAGCGCTCCTGGTACAGCACCCAGGTCGGGGCGGACCCCGCGCTGCCGCGGGCGTTCGAGGAGGTGCGCCGCAGCCTCCACCGCAACGCTCCGCTGGCGTTGCGGGCAAAGATGTTGCCGCGCTCCGTGCTCAAGCCGAACACGCCGGCCGACGACGCGGACTGA
- a CDS encoding DUF3040 domain-containing protein, producing the protein MPLSEHEQRLLDQIERALYAEDPKFASTVRGAKLRKPSRRRRIQGIVLFAVGVALLVTGVMLPKLAGIPVVSVVGFLVMFFGVLLTVTTLRRGDQGAEEPAEEGSRPSRSSFSQKMEERFRRRLEDE; encoded by the coding sequence ATGCCACTCTCCGAGCACGAGCAGCGACTGCTCGACCAGATCGAGCGTGCGCTCTACGCCGAGGACCCGAAGTTCGCATCCACCGTGCGCGGCGCCAAGCTGCGCAAGCCGTCCCGACGGCGTCGCATCCAGGGCATCGTGCTGTTCGCCGTGGGTGTGGCCCTGCTGGTGACGGGTGTGATGTTGCCGAAGCTCGCTGGTATCCCGGTGGTGAGCGTGGTCGGCTTCCTGGTGATGTTCTTCGGCGTGCTGCTCACCGTGACGACGTTGCGTCGTGGTGATCAGGGTGCCGAGGAACCCGCCGAAGAAGGAAGTCGGCCGAGCCGCAGCTCGTTCTCCCAGAAGATGGAAGAACGTTTCCGTCGACGCCTAGAGGACGAGTAG
- a CDS encoding Crp/Fnr family transcriptional regulator, protein MNRTAATITVHPGGVDRFWGLLTPAEHAVLGAAGTEREYTSGAVICHEGEVTRHVLVVRRGLLRVTATKAGGGEKVLAVRGAGDIVGERSAIDGLPRSATVRALGAVRALILSASAFASLCQRHPRIAWAVLTVVVARQRDADRQRLQISGTATQRVAAVLIDVALERGIADQGAVSLSQEELAGIAGTSRESLVRVLRSLREEGVISTGRRKIEILAVERLYDLTT, encoded by the coding sequence GTGAACCGCACGGCCGCGACGATCACCGTGCACCCTGGCGGGGTGGACCGGTTCTGGGGGCTCCTCACCCCGGCCGAGCACGCCGTGCTCGGCGCGGCGGGCACGGAGCGCGAGTACACCTCCGGCGCGGTGATCTGCCACGAGGGCGAGGTCACCCGGCACGTGCTGGTGGTGCGCCGCGGCCTGCTGCGGGTCACCGCCACGAAGGCGGGCGGCGGGGAAAAGGTGCTGGCCGTGCGGGGCGCGGGCGACATCGTCGGCGAGCGCTCGGCCATCGACGGGCTGCCCCGGTCGGCCACCGTCCGCGCCCTGGGCGCGGTCCGGGCGCTCATCCTGTCCGCCTCCGCGTTCGCGTCGCTGTGCCAGCGCCACCCGCGCATCGCGTGGGCCGTGCTGACCGTCGTGGTGGCCCGCCAGCGCGACGCGGACCGCCAGCGCCTCCAGATCAGCGGCACGGCGACCCAGCGCGTGGCGGCCGTGCTGATCGACGTGGCGCTGGAGCGCGGGATCGCCGACCAGGGCGCGGTGTCGCTGAGCCAGGAGGAGTTGGCGGGCATCGCCGGCACGTCCCGCGAATCGCTCGTGCGGGTCCTGCGGTCGCTGCGCGAGGAAGGTGTCATCAGCACCGGCCGGCGGAAGATCGAAATACTCGCGGTGGAACGGCTCTACGACCTGACGACGTGA
- a CDS encoding DNA polymerase IV, giving the protein MGRSANLPRGLVERFRARGGTWPDDTGCALLHVDMDAFYASVEIRDHPELAGKPVVVGGTAHRGVVASANYLAREYGVRSAMPTSHARRLAPHAVFVPPNFARYQEVSRGVMAIFRDITPLVEPLSLDEAFLDVGGALRRLRSSPGAVAQEIRRQVEQAHGITCSVGVAPTKFLAKLASGLCKPDGMMVVPKAAVLEFLHPLPVSALWGVGKRTAEQLDRVGLETIADVAATPLPRLRRVVGAALAEHLHALAQGLDDRPVVPSTREKSIGAEETFEVDHFDRALLRRELLRLSERSTATLRARGLRGRTVSIKVRFADFTTITRSKTLRVPTDVAQEVYRTASALLDEQVPPGAVRLIGVRVEQLVEGDGGEQLMFDAPERGWRDAEQAADQARTRFGTAAVRPASLLTSAPVRPNAPQPGPDRAAEPGPPIRDH; this is encoded by the coding sequence GTGGGCCGCAGCGCCAACCTCCCGCGCGGTCTGGTCGAGCGCTTCCGGGCGCGGGGCGGCACGTGGCCGGACGACACCGGCTGCGCGCTGCTGCACGTCGACATGGACGCCTTCTACGCGTCCGTGGAGATCCGCGACCACCCGGAGCTGGCCGGCAAGCCGGTGGTCGTGGGCGGCACGGCGCACCGGGGCGTGGTGGCGTCCGCGAACTACCTGGCCCGCGAGTACGGCGTGCGGTCGGCGATGCCCACGTCCCACGCCCGCAGGCTCGCGCCGCACGCGGTGTTCGTGCCGCCGAACTTCGCCCGCTACCAGGAGGTCTCGCGCGGGGTGATGGCGATCTTCCGCGACATCACGCCGCTGGTGGAGCCGTTGAGCCTGGACGAGGCGTTCCTCGACGTCGGCGGCGCGCTGCGCCGGCTGCGGTCGAGTCCCGGCGCCGTCGCGCAGGAGATCCGGCGGCAGGTCGAGCAGGCGCACGGCATCACCTGCTCGGTCGGCGTGGCGCCCACGAAGTTCCTGGCGAAGCTGGCGTCGGGCCTGTGCAAGCCGGACGGCATGATGGTGGTGCCGAAGGCGGCCGTGCTGGAGTTCCTGCACCCGCTGCCGGTGTCGGCGCTGTGGGGCGTGGGCAAGCGCACCGCCGAGCAGCTCGACCGGGTGGGGCTGGAGACGATCGCGGACGTGGCCGCCACCCCGCTGCCGAGGCTGCGGCGGGTCGTCGGCGCGGCGCTGGCGGAGCACCTGCACGCCCTGGCGCAGGGCCTGGACGACCGGCCCGTGGTGCCGTCCACCAGGGAGAAGTCGATCGGGGCCGAGGAGACCTTCGAGGTCGACCACTTCGATCGCGCCCTGCTCAGGCGGGAGCTGCTGAGGCTGTCCGAGCGCTCGACCGCCACCCTGCGGGCGCGCGGCCTGCGCGGTCGGACGGTGTCGATCAAGGTCCGGTTCGCCGACTTCACCACGATCACCCGGTCGAAGACGTTGCGGGTGCCGACGGACGTGGCGCAGGAGGTCTACCGGACGGCGTCGGCCCTGCTGGACGAGCAGGTGCCGCCCGGCGCGGTGCGGCTGATCGGCGTGCGGGTCGAGCAGCTGGTCGAGGGCGACGGCGGCGAGCAGCTGATGTTCGACGCGCCCGAGCGCGGCTGGCGGGACGCCGAGCAGGCCGCCGACCAGGCGAGGACGCGGTTCGGCACGGCGGCGGTGCGGCCGGCCTCCCTGCTCACGAGCGCGCCGGTCCGGCCCAACGCGCCGCAGCCCGGCCCGGACCGGGCCGCCGAGCCCGGACCGCCGATCCGGGACCACTGA
- a CDS encoding amidohydrolase family protein encodes MEPLLPYVAELNLVDHHCHGVLRDDVDRTGFEEMLTQADVVSPWGTSLFDSSVGLAVRRWCAPLLDLPPHAPADEYVARRRSLGAAEVNRAFLVASGITTFLVDDGLVPERLVGPSVFTGSREHGVIRLERLAEEVIIEGATGFPDRVRRALERAPAVAAKSIAAYRVGLALSGRRPTDAEVVAAGERWLAAGGGRCADEVLSRFLVWEALERGLPVQFHVGYGDRDLALHRADPSLLSDLLRATEPLGVPVMLLHNYPFHRGAGYLAQVFPHVFVDLGLATHSVGHQASRLLAEALEIVPFGKFLFSTDAFGLAEFYHLGALFFRRALSDFLLAGLRRHAFAEADAVRVAHLIGSENARRAYRLD; translated from the coding sequence GTGGAGCCGCTGCTGCCTTACGTCGCGGAGTTGAACCTCGTGGACCACCACTGCCACGGGGTGCTGCGGGACGACGTGGACCGGACCGGGTTCGAGGAGATGTTGACCCAGGCGGACGTCGTGAGCCCCTGGGGCACGTCCCTGTTCGACTCGTCGGTGGGGCTCGCGGTGCGGCGCTGGTGTGCGCCTTTGCTGGACCTGCCGCCGCACGCGCCGGCCGACGAGTACGTGGCGCGGCGGCGGTCGCTGGGCGCGGCGGAGGTCAACCGGGCGTTTCTCGTGGCCTCCGGGATCACGACGTTCCTGGTAGACGACGGGCTGGTGCCGGAGCGCCTCGTCGGGCCCTCGGTTTTCACCGGATCGCGTGAACACGGCGTGATCCGCTTGGAACGGCTCGCCGAAGAGGTGATCATCGAAGGCGCCACGGGCTTTCCGGATCGCGTGCGCCGGGCGTTGGAGCGCGCACCGGCCGTGGCGGCGAAGTCGATCGCGGCGTACCGGGTCGGGTTGGCGCTGTCCGGGCGGCGCCCGACCGACGCGGAGGTCGTCGCGGCGGGCGAGCGGTGGCTGGCGGCCGGCGGCGGGCGGTGCGCCGACGAGGTGCTGTCGCGGTTCCTGGTGTGGGAGGCGCTGGAGCGCGGGCTGCCGGTGCAGTTCCACGTCGGCTACGGCGACCGCGACCTGGCGCTGCACCGGGCCGACCCGTCGCTGCTGAGCGACCTGCTGCGGGCCACCGAGCCGCTCGGCGTGCCGGTCATGCTGCTGCACAACTACCCGTTCCACCGGGGCGCGGGCTACCTGGCGCAGGTGTTCCCGCACGTGTTCGTCGACCTCGGGCTCGCGACGCACAGCGTGGGCCACCAGGCGAGCCGGCTGCTGGCCGAGGCGCTGGAGATCGTGCCGTTCGGGAAGTTCCTGTTCTCGACGGACGCCTTCGGCCTGGCCGAGTTCTACCACCTGGGCGCGCTGTTCTTCCGGCGGGCGCTGTCGGACTTCCTGCTGGCCGGCCTGCGGCGGCACGCCTTCGCCGAGGCGGACGCGGTGCGCGTCGCTCACCTGATCGGGTCGGAGAACGCGCGCCGGGCCTACCGGTTGGACTAG
- a CDS encoding glutamine synthetase family protein translates to MDTAERDHRHARATDLLEGLAERDVVAVAITWVDHSGITRVKSVPLHRFPDAAAHGVGSSPVFDAFLLDDSIVAGRHAGGPVGDLRLHPDLDRLTVLAGQPGWAWAPGDRLDQHGDPHPQDERGLARTVVDRLAGHGYEVQAGFEVEWVVGQAGTDLFRPATTGPAYGHVRQVELSDYCADLIAALVEQGVDALQFHPEYAPGQFEVSTAPEDPVHAADTAVLVRETVRAVSARHGLRASFSPKVVADGVGNGGHLHVSLWRDGRNLFAADAPHHLAPEAESFAAGVLRRLPALCAIGSPSVASYLRLVPSHWAGAFAVWGVENREAALRLVEGRDLEVKCYDLSANPYLVVAATLAAGLAGVVDGARLPPPVGVNPSLAGATRLPTSLAEAVDAFERDEVLAEAFGEEFADTIVDVRRGEIARFADSTPEEVAHVTRWRH, encoded by the coding sequence ATGGACACCGCGGAACGCGACCACCGGCACGCCCGAGCGACCGACCTGCTGGAGGGCCTCGCCGAGCGCGACGTCGTGGCGGTCGCGATCACCTGGGTCGACCACAGCGGCATCACCAGGGTGAAGTCCGTGCCGCTGCACCGGTTCCCGGACGCCGCCGCGCACGGGGTGGGCTCGTCCCCGGTGTTCGACGCGTTCCTGCTGGACGACTCGATCGTCGCCGGGCGGCACGCCGGCGGCCCGGTCGGCGACCTGCGGCTGCACCCGGACCTGGACCGGCTCACCGTGCTCGCGGGCCAGCCGGGCTGGGCGTGGGCCCCTGGCGACCGCCTCGACCAGCACGGCGACCCGCACCCGCAGGACGAGCGCGGCCTGGCCCGCACCGTCGTCGACCGCCTCGCCGGGCACGGCTACGAGGTGCAAGCCGGGTTCGAGGTGGAGTGGGTGGTCGGCCAGGCCGGCACCGACCTGTTCCGCCCCGCCACGACCGGCCCCGCCTACGGCCACGTCCGCCAGGTCGAGCTGTCGGACTACTGCGCGGACCTGATCGCCGCGCTGGTCGAGCAGGGGGTCGACGCGCTCCAGTTCCACCCCGAGTACGCGCCGGGCCAGTTCGAGGTCTCCACCGCGCCCGAGGACCCGGTGCACGCCGCCGACACCGCCGTGCTGGTCCGCGAGACGGTCCGCGCGGTCAGCGCCCGGCACGGCCTGCGCGCGTCGTTCTCGCCCAAGGTGGTCGCGGACGGCGTCGGCAACGGCGGCCACCTGCACGTGAGCCTGTGGCGGGACGGCCGCAACCTGTTCGCGGCCGACGCGCCGCACCACCTGGCCCCCGAGGCCGAGTCGTTCGCCGCGGGCGTCCTGCGCCGCCTGCCCGCGCTGTGCGCGATCGGCAGCCCCTCGGTGGCCAGCTACCTGCGGCTGGTGCCGTCGCACTGGGCGGGCGCGTTCGCGGTGTGGGGCGTGGAGAACCGGGAGGCGGCGCTGCGCCTGGTCGAGGGCCGCGACCTGGAGGTCAAGTGCTACGACCTGTCGGCCAACCCGTACCTGGTGGTGGCGGCGACGCTGGCGGCGGGGCTGGCCGGGGTCGTGGACGGCGCGCGCCTGCCGCCGCCGGTCGGGGTGAACCCGTCCCTGGCGGGCGCGACCAGGCTGCCCACCTCGCTGGCGGAGGCGGTGGACGCGTTCGAGCGCGACGAGGTGCTGGCCGAGGCGTTCGGCGAGGAGTTCGCGGACACCATCGTCGACGTGCGGCGCGGCGAGATCGCCCGGTTCGCCGACTCCACACCCGAGGAGGTCGCCCACGTGACCCGCTGGCGGCACTGA
- a CDS encoding sigma-70 family RNA polymerase sigma factor yields the protein MAPEPPSGSLEGEVRRAVAGDRLATAWLLASIRPLVVRYCRARVGRHERSFTSADDVAQEVCLAVLTALPTYKDHGRPFLAFVYGIAAHKVADAHRAALRNRAEPVPDLPDAPSEEDGPEQVALRVELSRHVAALLKVLPDKQQEILLLRVVVGLTAEQTAAVVGSSPGAVRVAQHRALSRLRREITPRRRRRGRVASP from the coding sequence CGACCGCCTCGCCACGGCGTGGTTGCTGGCCTCGATCCGGCCGCTCGTGGTCCGCTACTGCCGGGCCAGGGTCGGGCGTCACGAGCGCTCGTTCACGTCGGCCGACGACGTGGCGCAGGAGGTGTGCCTCGCCGTGCTGACGGCGTTGCCGACGTACAAGGACCACGGGCGGCCGTTCCTGGCGTTCGTGTACGGCATCGCGGCGCACAAGGTGGCCGACGCGCACCGCGCGGCGCTGCGCAACCGGGCCGAGCCCGTGCCGGACCTGCCCGACGCGCCCAGCGAGGAGGACGGCCCCGAGCAGGTCGCGTTGCGGGTCGAGCTGTCCCGCCACGTGGCCGCCCTGCTGAAGGTCCTGCCGGACAAGCAGCAGGAGATCCTGCTGCTGCGGGTCGTGGTGGGGCTGACGGCCGAGCAGACCGCCGCGGTCGTCGGGTCGTCGCCCGGCGCGGTGCGGGTGGCGCAGCACCGGGCGCTGTCCAGGCTGCGCCGCGAGATCACCCCGCGCCGGCGGCGGCGCGGGCGCGTCGCGAGCCCCTGA